One window of Arvicola amphibius chromosome 6, mArvAmp1.2, whole genome shotgun sequence genomic DNA carries:
- the Gpr3 gene encoding G-protein coupled receptor 3, translating to MIWGTGSSMAWLSAGSGSLNVSGVDPAEEPTGPATLLPSPKAWDVVLCISGTLVSCENALVVAIIVGTPAFRAPMFLLVGSLAVADLLAGLGLVLYFAAVFCIGSQEMTLVLVGVLAMAFTASIGSLLAITVDRYLSLYNALTYYSETTVTRTYVMLALVWVGALGLGLVPVLAWNCQDGLTTCGVVYPLSKNHLVVLAVAFFMVFGIMLQLYAQICRIVCRHAQQIALQRHLLPASHYVATRKGIATLAVVLGAFAACWLPFTVYCLLGDANSPYLYTYLTLLPATYNSMINPIIYAFRNQDVQKVLWAICCCCSTSKIPFRSRSPSDV from the coding sequence ATGATTTGGGGTACAGGCAGCTCCATGGCCTGGCTCTCAGCTGGCTCAGGCAGCCTGAACGTGAGTGGTGTGGACCCTGCAGAGGAACCCACAGGCCCAGCTACACTGCTGCCCTCTCCCAAGGCCTGGGACGTGGTGCTCTGCATCTCGGGCACCCTCGTGTCCTGTGAGAACGCACTGGTGGTGGCCATCATCGTAGGCACGCCTGCCTTCCGTGCCCCCATGTTCCTGCTGGTGGGTAGCTTGGCCGTGGCAGACCTGCTCGCAGGCCTGGGCCTGGTCCTGTACTTTGCAGCTGTCTTCTGCATTGGCTCACAAGAGATGACCCTGGTGCTGGTTGGCGTGCTAGCCATGGCCTTTACTGCCAGCATCGGCAGCCTGCTGGCCATCACCGTTGACCGCTACCTTTCCCTGTACAACGCTCTCACCTATTACTCGGAGACGACAGTAACTCGGACCTATGTGATGCTGGCCCTGGTGTGGGTGGGTGCCCTGGGCCTGGGGCTGGTTCctgtgctggcctggaactgccaAGACGGGCTGACCACGTGTGGTGTGGTATATCCACTCTCCAAGAACCATCTGGTGGTCCTGGCTGTTGCCTTCTTCATGGTGTTTGGCATCATGCTGCAGCTCTATGCCCAGATCTGCCGCATCGTCTGCCGCCATGCCCAACAGATTGCCCTCCAACGACACCTGCTGCCTGCCTCTCACTACGTGGCCACCCGCAAGGGCATCGCCACACTGGCTGTGGTGCTTGGCGCCTTTGCTGCCTGCTGGTTGCCCTTCACTGTCTACTGCCTCCTGGGAGATGCCAACTCTCCGTATCTCTACACCTATCTCACGCTGCTCCCGGCCACCTACAACTCCATGATCAACCCCATCATCTACGCCTTCCGCAACCAAGACGTGCAGAAGGTCTTGTGGGccatctgctgctgctgttctacTTCCAAGATTCCATTCCGGTCCCGGTCCCCTAGTGACGTCTAG